Proteins from one Flammeovirgaceae bacterium genomic window:
- a CDS encoding glycosyltransferase family 2 protein has protein sequence MVDPNIYVIIPAFNEENGIGQVLAEIPKDLVTAIVVVNNASTDNTGKVAREGGAIVLREPVSGYGRACLKGIEYIKGLPVPPDIVVFLDADHSDFPEEMKGLVAPIHQNKADLVIGSRALGQKEAGAMTPQQIFGNWLATRLLKLFYGVKFTDLGPFRAIRFSSLLNMDMQDKTYGWTVEMQLKAAKMKMRCLEVPVRYRKRIGFSKISGTVKGTVLAGYKILHTLFKYR, from the coding sequence ATGGTTGACCCGAATATTTATGTGATCATCCCTGCCTTCAATGAGGAAAATGGTATCGGACAGGTGCTCGCGGAAATCCCCAAAGACCTCGTGACCGCGATAGTCGTTGTCAACAATGCGTCTACCGACAACACGGGGAAGGTAGCCAGGGAGGGGGGCGCCATCGTGCTCAGGGAGCCCGTATCAGGCTATGGCCGCGCTTGCCTCAAGGGCATCGAATATATTAAGGGCCTCCCCGTGCCCCCGGATATAGTTGTCTTTTTGGACGCTGACCACTCCGATTTTCCTGAAGAAATGAAGGGATTGGTGGCCCCTATCCACCAAAACAAGGCCGACCTGGTGATTGGGTCGCGTGCCCTGGGCCAGAAAGAGGCAGGGGCGATGACCCCCCAACAGATATTTGGCAATTGGTTGGCCACCCGTTTACTGAAGTTGTTTTATGGGGTTAAATTTACGGACCTGGGGCCTTTTCGCGCGATCAGGTTCTCTTCTTTGCTGAACATGGACATGCAGGATAAAACTTATGGGTGGACGGTGGAGATGCAGTTGAAGGCAGCAAAAATGAAGATGCGTTGCCTGGAAGTGCCGGTACGGTACCGCAAACGAATTGGGTTTTCCAAAATCTCGGGGACCGTAAAGGGAACGGTACTGGCAGGCTATAAAATTTTGCATACCCTATTTAAATACCGGTGA
- a CDS encoding glycosyltransferase, protein MEWLVTGVYSLSLLYVFLFSLGQLHLAWVYARSRKKGRPAAAFDNGFVPYVTVQLPVFNEKYVVGRLIEAVGRFDYPKDKLEVQVLDDSTDETTEIIRKKIGALRAHGLDIKLIHRKDRRGFKAGALDEGFKKAKGEFIAIFDADFLPHPDFIKKTIPYFKDNEVGVVQTRWGHLNRDYSLLTRLQAFGLDAHFSVEQSARSASNSFINFNGTCGMWRGKCIEDAGGWNFDTLTEDLDLSYRAQLKGWKFKYLEEVETPGELPILMDAIKSQQYRWNKGGAETARKNFGKVLASKLPFVNKMHAFFHLFNSSVFVCLLMAAMLSVPMLFIKNQYPQIGWVFDLGLVFIIGFLSITLFYWVSTKRFYAPAPSRAFLSLYPRFLIVSMGLSLHNGIAVLEGLLGHTTPFIRTPKFNVMRKGDAWKGNDYVKTKLNAVTILEGALCLYFLFGMATGVYLKDIGLLFFHLLLMMGFGSVFYYSVKPGTHA, encoded by the coding sequence ATGGAGTGGCTAGTGACAGGCGTGTATTCTTTGTCGTTGCTGTACGTTTTTTTGTTCAGCCTTGGGCAGCTACACCTGGCCTGGGTGTATGCCAGGTCCCGGAAAAAGGGCCGGCCGGCCGCTGCATTTGACAATGGTTTTGTGCCCTATGTTACCGTCCAGCTCCCCGTGTTCAATGAAAAATATGTGGTGGGACGCCTGATCGAGGCGGTTGGCCGATTTGACTACCCTAAAGATAAATTGGAGGTGCAGGTATTGGACGACTCCACGGACGAGACCACAGAAATCATCCGTAAAAAGATAGGGGCGTTGCGGGCGCATGGACTGGATATAAAATTGATCCACAGGAAAGACCGGAGGGGCTTTAAGGCGGGTGCCCTTGATGAGGGGTTTAAAAAAGCCAAAGGGGAATTTATTGCCATCTTTGATGCAGACTTTTTGCCCCACCCCGATTTTATTAAAAAGACAATCCCCTATTTTAAAGATAATGAGGTAGGCGTGGTCCAGACCAGGTGGGGCCACCTCAACCGGGACTACTCGTTGCTCACGCGGCTGCAGGCTTTTGGGTTGGATGCCCACTTTTCCGTTGAACAATCCGCCAGGAGTGCGTCAAACAGTTTTATTAATTTCAACGGCACCTGTGGCATGTGGAGGGGCAAGTGCATTGAAGATGCCGGGGGCTGGAACTTTGACACCCTGACGGAGGACCTGGACCTCAGCTACAGGGCACAGCTAAAGGGGTGGAAATTCAAATACCTGGAGGAGGTGGAAACCCCGGGCGAGTTGCCCATCCTGATGGATGCCATAAAATCCCAACAGTACCGGTGGAACAAAGGAGGCGCAGAGACCGCCCGAAAGAATTTTGGAAAAGTACTGGCGTCCAAATTGCCCTTCGTTAATAAAATGCACGCTTTTTTTCATTTGTTCAACAGTTCGGTGTTTGTGTGCCTGCTGATGGCCGCCATGTTGAGCGTGCCCATGCTTTTCATTAAAAACCAATACCCTCAAATCGGGTGGGTTTTTGATTTAGGGCTCGTTTTTATCATTGGGTTTCTTTCCATCACCCTGTTCTATTGGGTCTCCACCAAAAGGTTTTACGCCCCAGCGCCCTCCCGTGCCTTCTTGTCGCTCTATCCTCGGTTTCTGATTGTCTCCATGGGCTTGTCCCTGCACAATGGAATTGCGGTGCTGGAGGGCCTGCTTGGCCATACCACGCCCTTTATAAGGACACCGAAATTCAACGTCATGCGAAAAGGGGATGCCTGGAAAGGCAACGACTATGTGAAAACAAAATTAAATGCAGTGACCATTTTGGAAGGCGCCCTTTGCCTCTACTTTTTGTTTGGCATGGCCACTGGCGTTTACCTC